One part of the Syntrophorhabdaceae bacterium genome encodes these proteins:
- a CDS encoding carboxymuconolactone decarboxylase family protein — MDEEAKKRTQETAKKLWTGGIKLDPPYLTWKEFDKDLANDLSMFITGNLYSRTVLTLPERQMAACAMLAALGAADELRLHVNAALNVGCDPRKLAEVFFQLAPYGGMPLVNKALEVYRDVLKGRGEWEAFKNSKR; from the coding sequence GTGGACGAAGAGGCAAAGAAGAGAACCCAGGAGACTGCGAAAAAGCTCTGGACAGGCGGCATCAAGCTTGACCCGCCTTATCTTACATGGAAAGAATTCGACAAGGACCTCGCAAACGACCTCTCGATGTTTATCACCGGCAACCTTTATTCAAGGACCGTGCTCACGCTTCCCGAGAGGCAGATGGCAGCATGCGCGATGCTCGCGGCCCTCGGCGCTGCCGATGAGCTTAGGCTCCACGTGAATGCCGCCCTCAATGTAGGGTGTGACCCGCGCAAACTGGCAGAGGTCTTTTTCCAGCTTGCACCTTACGGAGGAATGCCCCTTGTCAACAAGGCCCTTGAGGTCTACCGCGATGTCCTGAAAGGAAGGGGGGAGTGGGAGGCATTTAAAAACAGCAAAAGATGA
- a CDS encoding flagellar brake protein, with amino-acid sequence MTNTTGNLGIELGTTLQLQFVGLKESAKTTLVGMERNSYLIARSPQISGIWTKLHKENHVIVRYLYEGMVYGFKCTLLGIIDEPFRLMLLSYPEHIETVNLRKQERVSCFLPAKLINNNIDYAGVILDISAGGCNFFFDLSDHEGLPDIKVGDDVKFSLHIGGSSGVTTVQATVRNLRSGGDKITIGAQFLNVDIETLSNLETYINIVTRSKTYR; translated from the coding sequence ATGACAAATACGACCGGGAACCTTGGCATTGAACTTGGCACCACATTGCAGCTTCAGTTCGTTGGTTTAAAGGAATCCGCAAAGACCACGCTCGTAGGAATGGAGAGAAACTCATATCTTATCGCCCGCAGCCCCCAGATATCCGGCATCTGGACAAAGCTCCATAAAGAAAACCACGTCATAGTCCGTTATCTTTATGAAGGAATGGTCTATGGGTTTAAATGCACGCTTCTCGGGATTATAGATGAACCCTTTCGTCTGATGCTGCTGTCCTATCCCGAACACATCGAAACTGTTAATCTGAGAAAACAAGAGCGGGTTTCCTGTTTCCTCCCGGCAAAATTGATCAACAACAACATCGACTATGCCGGTGTTATCCTTGATATCAGCGCCGGTGGCTGTAATTTCTTCTTTGACTTAAGCGATCATGAGGGTCTGCCCGATATCAAGGTTGGCGATGACGTTAAGTTTTCTCTCCATATAGGCGGGTCATCGGGCGTAACAACAGTTCAGGCAACGGTACGCAACCTTCGCAGCGGCGGCGACAAGATAACCATAGGCGCTCAATTCCTGAACGTGGATATAGAGACGTTGAGCAATCTTGAAACATATATCAACATCGTCACCAGATCCAAAACCTATCGGTAA
- a CDS encoding LemA family protein, whose protein sequence is MMRKLMICAILCAAVMSISGCGYNTMQGNEEAVKAAWGDVEASYQRRNDLIPNLVETVKAYAKHERETLQAVTDARAKVGSIQVSKDMVGDPKTMAQFQEAQTTMSSALSRLLLVVERYPDLKANQNFRDLQHQLEGTENRINVARTRYNKAVQDFNTSIRIFPNNITNSLILHLSPKEPFKADPGAAKAPQVKF, encoded by the coding sequence ATGATGAGGAAACTTATGATCTGTGCAATCCTCTGTGCTGCTGTTATGAGCATAAGCGGTTGCGGCTATAATACGATGCAGGGCAATGAGGAAGCAGTAAAGGCGGCGTGGGGGGACGTAGAGGCCTCCTATCAGAGGAGAAATGACCTCATCCCGAACCTGGTTGAGACCGTCAAGGCATATGCAAAACATGAGCGTGAGACGCTGCAGGCAGTGACCGATGCGCGTGCAAAGGTCGGCAGCATCCAGGTGTCGAAGGATATGGTAGGTGACCCGAAGACGATGGCTCAGTTCCAGGAAGCACAGACAACGATGAGCAGCGCCCTGTCGAGGCTCCTGCTCGTTGTTGAGCGATACCCGGATCTCAAGGCGAATCAGAATTTCAGGGACCTCCAGCACCAGCTCGAGGGGACCGAGAACAGGATAAACGTTGCCCGTACCCGGTACAACAAGGCTGTACAGGATTTCAATACGTCCATCAGAATATTTCCGAACAATATAACGAACAGCCTGATCCTCCACCTGAGCCCCAAAGAACCCTTCAAGGCAGACCCGGGAGCGGCAAAAGCGCCGCAAGTGAAGTTCTAA